From a region of the Nitrospira sp. genome:
- a CDS encoding methyltransferase domain-containing protein has translation MSGEVLHRHRDLWQRKPVLRRLYADWYREIVAWLVPGRTVELGGGTGNLKEHVPGVCCTDVVLVPWLNVVADAQRLPFQSDSLGNLVLFDSLHHIENVSLFFDEAQRTLRIGGRIIVVDPYISWLSWPIYRWFHPEPVDYTQDPLILKPSQPERRPFDANQAVATLLFERNRSDFHARYPRFSLRHVRRMACVAYPLSGGFDHPSLLPEWLVTPILGLESMLERLGRLLAFRMLVVIERRS, from the coding sequence ATGTCCGGTGAGGTGTTGCATCGGCACCGAGACCTATGGCAGCGCAAGCCTGTGCTTCGGCGGCTGTATGCTGATTGGTATCGGGAGATCGTCGCCTGGCTCGTGCCTGGACGTACGGTCGAACTCGGCGGAGGAACCGGCAATCTGAAAGAGCATGTGCCCGGAGTCTGTTGTACCGACGTGGTCCTGGTGCCCTGGTTGAACGTGGTGGCAGATGCGCAGCGCCTGCCCTTTCAATCCGATTCGTTGGGGAATCTGGTTCTCTTCGACTCCTTGCACCACATCGAAAACGTGTCGCTCTTTTTTGATGAGGCACAGCGGACCCTCCGAATCGGCGGCCGGATCATCGTCGTGGATCCATATATCTCGTGGCTGTCGTGGCCGATCTATCGGTGGTTTCATCCAGAGCCGGTGGATTACACGCAAGACCCACTCATTCTCAAGCCTTCTCAGCCGGAACGCCGGCCGTTTGACGCCAATCAAGCCGTCGCAACGCTCCTGTTTGAGCGGAATCGGTCTGACTTCCATGCGCGGTATCCAAGGTTTTCTCTTCGACACGTCCGGCGAATGGCCTGTGTCGCGTACCCCTTGAGTGGTGGCTTCGACCATCCCTCGCTTTTGCCGGAGTGGCTGGTGACGCCCATCCTTGGACTGGAGAGCATGCTGGAACGATTGGGCCGGCTTCTGGCTTTTCGCATGCTCGTGGTCATCGAACGGCGATCGTAG
- the ndk gene encoding nucleoside-diphosphate kinase: MMSERTLAIIKPDAVKKNAIGDILHRYEQAGLKPVAMKMMWMSQSVAEGFYAVHKARPFFGSLCAFMSSGPAVVLVLQGENAIKKNRELMGATDPAKADAGTIRKAHGTNIEFNAVHGSDSPETAQFEIGYFFSGMEIFS, from the coding sequence ATCATGAGTGAAAGAACGTTGGCAATCATCAAGCCGGATGCTGTCAAGAAGAACGCTATCGGAGATATTCTTCATCGCTATGAGCAGGCGGGCTTGAAGCCGGTCGCCATGAAAATGATGTGGATGTCCCAGTCAGTGGCGGAAGGCTTTTATGCGGTGCATAAAGCCCGACCATTCTTCGGGAGTCTCTGTGCTTTCATGTCATCCGGGCCTGCGGTGGTATTGGTGTTGCAGGGTGAGAATGCCATCAAGAAGAACCGCGAATTGATGGGAGCGACGGATCCGGCCAAAGCCGATGCCGGGACCATCCGTAAAGCGCACGGAACGAACATCGAGTTCAACGCCGTCCATGGTTCCGATTCGCCCGAAACCGCACAGTTCGAGATCGGATATTTCTTCTCCGGCATGGAGATCTTCAGCTGA
- the gcvH gene encoding glycine cleavage system protein GcvH has product MIPSDLRFHKEHEWVRLDGKRAIVGISDFAQDALGDIVFLDLPKVGATVKVGQQIGEVESTKTTSTIYTPVSGTVIQINTELKDHPEVVNSDPYGKGWIAIIDLADQGEIDQLMTATQYEAFLAGQKKS; this is encoded by the coding sequence ATGATTCCATCCGATTTGCGATTTCACAAAGAACATGAATGGGTTCGACTCGACGGGAAACGGGCCATCGTGGGTATCAGCGACTTTGCGCAGGATGCCTTAGGGGATATTGTTTTTTTGGATCTGCCCAAAGTCGGCGCGACGGTCAAGGTCGGTCAGCAGATCGGGGAAGTCGAGTCGACAAAAACGACCTCGACCATCTATACGCCGGTGAGTGGAACGGTGATACAGATCAATACCGAGCTGAAAGATCATCCCGAAGTGGTGAATTCCGACCCATATGGCAAAGGCTGGATCGCAATCATCGACCTTGCCGATCAGGGAGAAATCGATCAGCTGATGACGGCCACACAGTACGAAGCGTTTCTTGCCGGCCAAAAGAAGAGTTGA
- the lpdA gene encoding dihydrolipoyl dehydrogenase, whose amino-acid sequence MALQTHIAILGAGPGGYVAAIRAAQLGSRVTVVEREKLGGVCLNWGCIPSKALLSVVELGDKVKKAGDFGLVLQGPATYDLARMVSRKDKVVATLVKGIATLFKEWGIEHVTGQGVVRNERTIGVTKPDGGILEIQADALVIATGSSWPNLPQFPIDGRQILTSQQMLDLTQIPASLLIIGAGVEGCEFASLYSGLGTRVTAVELQSRVLPLEDEEISSTMERELKKRGVRVLTGTTVESLERLPETVVVHFKDGSTETVEKLLVSVGRGLNSRGIGLEQVGVEVGRRGEILVDDKMETNRSGIYAIGDVTGKAMLAHVASMQGQVAVENILGHHRTINYDVIPAGIFTLPEIGRVGLTEQEARERAQKSGQDPSRSVKVGRFRYSGLGKAQATGDTTGFCKVIVDAATDRILGVHILGVHAADLVHEAALAMQVGATVNQVAGMIHAHPTLAEGMMEAAEDVEGAAIHLVRRKTGR is encoded by the coding sequence ATGGCTCTTCAAACCCACATCGCTATTCTTGGCGCCGGGCCCGGCGGATATGTCGCGGCGATCCGCGCGGCTCAACTCGGTAGCCGTGTCACGGTCGTCGAGCGGGAGAAATTGGGCGGCGTCTGCCTGAACTGGGGCTGCATCCCGAGCAAAGCGCTTCTGTCCGTCGTTGAACTCGGCGACAAGGTCAAGAAAGCCGGTGACTTTGGGCTGGTTCTCCAAGGGCCAGCTACCTATGACCTCGCGCGGATGGTCTCTCGAAAAGATAAGGTTGTGGCCACGCTGGTGAAAGGGATTGCCACGCTCTTCAAGGAATGGGGCATCGAACATGTCACCGGACAAGGGGTCGTCAGGAATGAGCGCACCATTGGGGTGACAAAGCCGGACGGCGGTATTCTGGAGATCCAAGCCGATGCACTCGTGATCGCGACGGGGTCCTCTTGGCCCAACCTCCCACAATTCCCAATCGATGGCCGCCAGATCCTGACCAGTCAGCAGATGCTCGACCTCACACAGATTCCGGCCAGTCTCCTCATAATCGGTGCCGGGGTCGAAGGATGCGAATTCGCGTCCTTGTACAGCGGTCTTGGTACACGCGTGACGGCGGTCGAACTGCAATCACGTGTTTTGCCGCTTGAGGACGAAGAAATTTCCTCGACGATGGAACGTGAACTGAAGAAGCGCGGTGTCAGGGTGCTGACGGGGACGACGGTCGAGAGTCTTGAACGGTTGCCGGAGACCGTCGTGGTCCATTTCAAAGACGGTAGCACAGAAACGGTGGAGAAGTTGTTGGTCTCGGTCGGGCGGGGACTGAATTCACGAGGGATTGGGCTGGAACAGGTCGGCGTTGAGGTCGGGCGGCGTGGAGAAATTCTTGTCGATGACAAGATGGAAACCAATAGGTCCGGCATCTATGCAATCGGCGATGTCACGGGCAAGGCCATGCTGGCCCATGTCGCATCGATGCAGGGGCAAGTGGCCGTGGAGAATATTCTGGGGCATCACCGGACCATCAATTACGACGTCATCCCTGCCGGGATCTTTACCTTGCCGGAGATCGGACGGGTGGGACTGACTGAGCAAGAGGCCAGAGAACGGGCTCAGAAGAGCGGCCAAGATCCCAGCCGGAGCGTGAAAGTCGGTCGTTTCCGCTACTCAGGATTAGGCAAGGCCCAAGCGACGGGCGACACCACGGGATTTTGTAAGGTGATTGTGGACGCGGCGACCGACAGGATTCTTGGAGTCCATATTCTCGGGGTTCATGCCGCCGACCTGGTTCATGAGGCAGCGCTGGCTATGCAAGTCGGAGCGACCGTGAATCAAGTTGCCGGGATGATCCACGCGCATCCGACGCTCGCTGAAGGTATGATGGAAGCGGCCGA